In one window of Halomarina pelagica DNA:
- a CDS encoding AbrB/MazE/SpoVT family DNA-binding domain-containing protein: protein MSKSTRVTEKGQATIPKELREKYDLTPGDEVVWIDTDEGIVVKKRTRTGARGLLVPDDTSREKREEVAEELSHRLRERRDRNYEEA, encoded by the coding sequence ATGAGCAAGAGCACGCGCGTCACCGAGAAGGGACAGGCGACCATCCCGAAGGAGCTTCGCGAGAAGTACGACCTCACCCCCGGCGACGAGGTCGTCTGGATCGACACCGACGAGGGGATCGTCGTGAAGAAGCGCACGCGCACCGGCGCTCGCGGCCTGCTCGTGCCGGACGATACGTCCCGGGAGAAGCGCGAAGAGGTCGCAGAGGAGTTGAGCCACCGCCTCCGTGAGCGCCGTGACCGCAACTACGAGGAAGCCTGA
- a CDS encoding archaeosine biosynthesis radical SAM protein RaSEA, with protein sequence MSTPNPEVYERGRGMDAHNAVMREIRSRNRRTYDPREPTRVWLDEDNTPSGVYRSLTIILNTGGCRWARAGGCTMCGYVAESVEGGTVAHEDLMAQVEACLDHERENADEPSELVKIYTSGSFLDEREVPAETRAAVAETFADRERIVLESLPDFVDRERLRDFTERGLDTDVAIGLETATDRVRHDCVNKYFDFADFEAACAEAVAASESDAGFESASEDHPEAASAGVKAYLLMKPPFLTEREAIEDMTRSIRRCAAVDGCHTVSMNPTNVQRYTMVEELYHAGGYRPPWLWSVAEVLRETADVDGIVVSDPVGHGSDRGPHNCGECDDRVQTAVKDFDLRQDPSVFEQVSCECRTTWEAVLDRERSYGAPLVR encoded by the coding sequence ATGAGTACACCGAACCCCGAGGTCTACGAGCGGGGTCGCGGGATGGACGCGCACAACGCGGTGATGCGCGAGATCCGGTCGCGCAACCGGCGCACGTACGACCCGCGCGAGCCGACCCGCGTCTGGCTCGACGAGGACAACACGCCGAGCGGGGTCTACCGGTCGCTCACGATCATCCTCAACACGGGCGGCTGCCGCTGGGCGCGCGCCGGGGGCTGTACGATGTGCGGCTACGTCGCGGAGTCCGTCGAGGGCGGCACCGTCGCCCACGAGGACCTGATGGCGCAGGTCGAGGCCTGCCTGGACCACGAACGGGAGAACGCCGACGAGCCGTCGGAACTCGTCAAGATCTACACCTCCGGGTCGTTCCTCGACGAGCGCGAGGTGCCCGCCGAGACGCGAGCCGCCGTCGCCGAGACGTTCGCCGACCGCGAGCGGATCGTCCTCGAGTCCCTGCCCGACTTCGTCGACCGCGAGAGGCTGCGCGACTTCACCGAACGCGGCCTGGACACCGACGTCGCCATCGGCCTCGAGACCGCCACCGACCGCGTCCGCCACGACTGCGTGAACAAGTACTTCGACTTCGCCGACTTCGAGGCGGCCTGCGCCGAGGCGGTGGCCGCGAGCGAGTCCGACGCCGGTTTCGAGTCCGCGTCCGAGGATCATCCCGAGGCCGCGAGCGCGGGCGTGAAGGCGTACCTCCTGATGAAACCGCCCTTCCTCACGGAACGCGAGGCCATCGAGGACATGACGCGCTCGATCCGGCGCTGCGCCGCGGTCGACGGCTGTCACACCGTCTCCATGAACCCGACGAACGTCCAGCGCTACACCATGGTCGAGGAGCTGTATCACGCCGGCGGGTACCGCCCGCCGTGGCTCTGGTCGGTCGCGGAGGTCCTCCGGGAGACCGCGGACGTGGACGGGATCGTCGTCTCCGACCCCGTCGGCCACGGGAGCGACCGCGGCCCGCACAACTGCGGGGAGTGCGACGACCGCGTTCAGACCGCCGTCAAGGACTTCGACCTCCGGCAGGACCCGTCCGTCTTCGAGCAGGTGTCCTGCGAGTGCCGGACGACCTGGGAGGCCGTCCTCGACCGCGAGCGGAGCTACGGCGCGCCGCTCGTGCGGTGA
- a CDS encoding VanZ family protein, which translates to MSPRLPLASARARYALVVLWAGYVLAASTVDPPAGGLPPGGPLGLVGFDKWLHALTYAAMALLVAYALVARTPRSLALAGALAVAYGAGIEVVQAFLPLRAFDTADALANAVGAAIGAVAWSALTRIAPLPADRGGFTGASDSEG; encoded by the coding sequence ATGTCCCCCCGACTTCCGCTCGCGTCCGCGCGCGCCCGGTACGCGCTCGTCGTCCTCTGGGCGGGGTACGTCCTCGCCGCGAGCACGGTCGATCCGCCCGCGGGCGGGCTTCCGCCCGGCGGTCCCCTCGGTCTCGTCGGGTTCGACAAGTGGCTCCACGCGCTCACCTACGCGGCGATGGCCCTCCTGGTCGCCTACGCGCTCGTGGCGCGGACCCCCCGCTCGCTCGCGCTCGCCGGCGCGCTCGCCGTCGCCTACGGCGCGGGGATCGAGGTGGTGCAGGCGTTCCTCCCGCTGCGCGCGTTCGACACCGCGGACGCGCTCGCCAACGCCGTCGGGGCGGCGATCGGAGCGGTCGCGTGGAGCGCGCTGACGCGGATCGCCCCGCTCCCCGCCGACCGCGGAGGTTTTACGGGCGCGTCGGATAGCGAGGGGTGA
- a CDS encoding tetratricopeptide repeat protein — translation MDERDADDEFVRLLRRRRAFLERLSGGPRRKRALVEGLDCSRSTVDRALRELELEGLVERTDGGYTASLAGRLAVEEYRDVVETIGAIVDSVDLLRSLPDDCGVRPDVLVGVERAPTDDLTPYELPPMLRECVSSASRLTAVVPVVADPRLLGLFQERVADGSIALDLVVGPDLHETLCRRFPDTLRELADGGASVARGERTPPCTLLVAERRDWTRAAVCVTYDGGARSGVYRTDADAALDWATGYVERVRGAATDVTDAASSLAPGTRRLAASPGDATRGDEREDRRVLEREGFVELTDEYFAARSPAPPTTSWRTGLDLAEVAAGYAVNRTYVRDGERRSLADDLLDDLRAGGDRALVGPPGSGKSTVCKTVAHRWFEAGHGPVLYRKRGTGEAFASVGALRTYLDGTDGHALVVVEDALREEAVAVFGALAEYRDDPSVSLLVDAREREWEDPSALPPDARVADYRSEAVERVRIPGLTATECERFVRHFEATTGRRVDLAVDDLLDGLDGGDDGDPADLLVVLHRLALSVDPLASYGSATPTTLTEDVGRTYDRLRDAGDRALDVGTLVNLLNAADVGVSPDLVHALAADDDHDAVADALDLLDGRVIFGRVDDGGDAPYRSVHESWSALFLRHLTEQEGEHAAERRFGRVVTALLSLADDETRRARIEWEFHGAAPAIRGISADPGEWADATVERVFALGLSRPGLAPLYGSSAYSRIDLPAACSPELAVRCTQWRGEMSLRAGRLDAAEREFEYLASLADGADDAEAAILHARSLKFRGTVALRRSEFDDAESFYERSLAAYRAAGDEQGEADVTNNLGIVAWSRGDLDVAEAYLRDCLERYRAMDDRRAEADAQFNLATILDSLGDLASAVDHYRSCLDHYRAAGDRRTEADTLNNLGNLWRTRGDLDASERSLTQALDTYRDIGDRLGEANCLHNLGHVAQLRGEFDASVEYHERGLDAYRDVGDTQGIAHCLNKLGDVDRRRGDLSSAESRYRRSLEHRRDIGDGIGEAQSLVNLGRVAHRRGDDEAATEYAERGLARYRESGEVRGEAEALRLLGRLARERGAFETARERLRASLARCRDGGHRYGEARTLVELGLLAAARGEHEVARERHEAALAAFTAIGAVPDVVDTHLHLADALAELGDAPEALAQCEEAITLAERNGLDASEAIAEREAIAPCVREEG, via the coding sequence ATGGACGAGCGCGACGCGGACGACGAGTTCGTTCGACTGCTTCGGCGTCGAAGGGCGTTCCTCGAGCGCCTCAGTGGGGGTCCGCGCCGGAAGCGAGCCCTCGTCGAGGGGCTCGACTGTTCGCGTTCGACGGTGGACCGGGCGCTGCGCGAACTCGAACTCGAGGGGCTGGTCGAGCGGACCGACGGCGGGTACACCGCCTCGCTCGCGGGGCGGCTCGCCGTCGAGGAGTACCGCGACGTCGTCGAGACGATCGGCGCGATCGTCGACTCGGTCGACCTGCTCCGGTCGCTGCCCGACGACTGCGGCGTTCGACCCGACGTGCTCGTCGGCGTCGAGCGCGCGCCGACCGACGACCTCACGCCGTACGAACTGCCGCCGATGCTCCGCGAGTGCGTCTCGTCGGCGAGTCGCCTGACCGCCGTCGTCCCGGTCGTGGCGGACCCGCGCCTGCTGGGGCTGTTCCAGGAGCGCGTGGCGGACGGCTCGATCGCGCTCGACCTCGTCGTGGGTCCCGACCTCCACGAGACGCTGTGTCGCCGGTTCCCCGACACGCTCCGCGAACTGGCCGACGGCGGCGCGAGCGTCGCCCGCGGCGAGCGGACGCCGCCCTGTACCCTCCTCGTCGCGGAGCGACGGGACTGGACCCGCGCGGCCGTCTGCGTCACCTACGACGGCGGCGCGCGAAGCGGCGTCTACCGCACCGACGCCGACGCCGCCCTCGACTGGGCGACGGGCTACGTCGAGCGCGTCCGCGGGGCGGCGACCGACGTCACGGACGCCGCCAGCTCGCTCGCCCCCGGTACGCGTCGCCTCGCCGCCTCCCCCGGCGACGCGACGCGCGGCGACGAGCGCGAGGACCGCCGCGTCCTCGAACGCGAGGGGTTCGTCGAACTCACCGACGAGTACTTCGCCGCCCGCTCGCCCGCCCCGCCGACGACGAGCTGGCGCACCGGCCTCGACCTCGCGGAGGTGGCGGCGGGGTACGCGGTGAACCGGACGTACGTCCGCGACGGCGAGCGGCGCTCCCTCGCGGACGACCTGCTCGACGACCTGCGGGCGGGCGGCGACCGCGCGCTCGTCGGCCCGCCGGGCTCGGGCAAGAGCACCGTCTGCAAGACGGTCGCGCACCGCTGGTTCGAGGCGGGTCACGGCCCGGTCCTCTACCGCAAGCGCGGCACCGGTGAGGCGTTCGCCTCGGTCGGCGCGCTCCGCACGTACCTGGACGGGACCGACGGCCACGCGCTCGTGGTCGTCGAGGACGCCCTCCGCGAGGAGGCGGTCGCCGTCTTCGGCGCGCTGGCCGAGTACCGCGACGACCCCTCGGTGTCGCTCCTCGTGGACGCGCGCGAGCGGGAGTGGGAGGACCCCTCCGCCCTCCCGCCGGACGCGCGCGTCGCCGACTACCGGAGCGAGGCGGTCGAGCGCGTCCGCATCCCCGGTCTCACCGCCACCGAGTGCGAGCGGTTCGTCCGGCACTTCGAGGCGACGACGGGGCGGCGCGTCGACCTCGCGGTAGACGACCTGCTCGACGGCCTCGACGGGGGCGACGACGGGGACCCCGCCGACCTGCTCGTCGTGCTCCACCGCCTCGCGCTGTCGGTCGACCCGCTCGCCTCCTACGGGAGCGCGACGCCGACGACGCTCACCGAGGACGTCGGCCGGACGTACGACCGCCTCCGCGATGCGGGCGACCGCGCGCTCGACGTCGGCACGCTCGTCAACCTCCTCAACGCCGCGGACGTGGGCGTCTCTCCCGACCTCGTCCACGCGCTCGCGGCGGACGACGATCACGACGCCGTCGCCGACGCGCTCGACCTGCTGGACGGACGGGTCATCTTCGGGCGCGTCGACGACGGGGGAGACGCGCCGTACCGCTCGGTCCACGAATCGTGGTCGGCGCTGTTCCTCCGCCACCTGACCGAGCAGGAGGGAGAGCACGCCGCGGAACGCCGGTTCGGTCGCGTCGTGACCGCCCTGCTGTCGCTCGCCGACGACGAGACGCGCCGGGCGCGCATCGAGTGGGAGTTCCACGGCGCGGCACCCGCGATCAGGGGGATCTCCGCCGATCCGGGCGAGTGGGCGGACGCGACCGTCGAGCGGGTGTTCGCACTCGGCCTCTCGCGGCCGGGACTCGCGCCGCTGTACGGGTCGAGCGCCTACTCGCGCATCGACCTCCCGGCGGCGTGCTCGCCCGAACTGGCGGTGCGCTGCACGCAGTGGCGGGGGGAGATGTCGCTGCGCGCCGGCCGCCTCGACGCCGCCGAGCGCGAGTTCGAGTACCTCGCCTCGCTCGCCGACGGCGCGGACGACGCCGAGGCGGCGATCCTCCACGCCCGCAGCCTGAAGTTTCGCGGGACCGTCGCGCTCCGGCGCAGCGAGTTCGACGACGCCGAGTCGTTCTACGAGCGGAGCCTGGCCGCCTACCGCGCGGCGGGCGACGAGCAGGGCGAGGCCGACGTGACAAACAACCTCGGCATCGTCGCGTGGTCGCGCGGCGACCTCGACGTGGCCGAGGCGTACCTCCGGGACTGCCTGGAGCGCTACCGCGCAATGGACGACCGCCGCGCGGAGGCGGACGCGCAGTTCAACCTCGCCACCATCCTCGACTCGCTGGGCGACCTCGCGTCCGCCGTCGACCACTACCGGTCCTGCCTCGATCACTACCGCGCCGCCGGCGACCGACGGACGGAGGCGGACACGCTGAACAACCTGGGGAACCTCTGGCGGACGCGCGGCGACCTCGACGCCTCGGAACGCTCCCTCACGCAGGCGCTCGACACGTACCGCGACATCGGCGACCGACTCGGGGAGGCCAACTGCCTGCACAACCTGGGCCACGTCGCCCAGCTCCGCGGCGAGTTCGACGCGAGCGTCGAGTACCACGAGCGCGGGCTAGACGCCTACCGCGACGTCGGCGACACGCAGGGGATCGCCCACTGCCTGAACAAACTCGGCGACGTGGACCGGCGGCGCGGCGACCTCTCGTCCGCCGAGTCGCGCTACCGGCGGAGTCTGGAACACCGCCGCGACATCGGCGACGGCATCGGCGAGGCCCAGAGCCTCGTCAACCTCGGCCGGGTCGCCCACCGCCGGGGGGACGACGAAGCCGCGACCGAGTACGCCGAGCGCGGCCTCGCGCGCTACCGCGAGAGCGGCGAGGTCCGCGGCGAGGCGGAGGCCCTCCGCCTGCTGGGTCGGCTCGCCCGCGAGCGCGGCGCGTTCGAGACCGCCCGCGAGCGCCTCCGGGCGAGCCTCGCGCGGTGTCGCGACGGCGGCCACCGGTACGGCGAGGCCCGGACGCTCGTCGAACTGGGACTGCTCGCTGCCGCCCGCGGCGAGCACGAGGTCGCCCGCGAGCGCCACGAGGCGGCCCTCGCCGCGTTCACCGCCATCGGCGCGGTTCCGGACGTCGTCGATACCCACCTCCACCTCGCCGACGCACTCGCCGAACTCGGCGACGCGCCAGAGGCGCTCGCCCAGTGCGAGGAGGCGATCACGCTGGCCGAGCGCAACGGCCTCGACGCGTCGGAGGCGATCGCCGAACGCGAGGCGATCGCGCCGTGCGTCCGCGAGGAGGGGTGA
- a CDS encoding aldehyde ferredoxin oxidoreductase family protein produces MTELGGFQDHVARVDLSSGDVNYESIDEEDAKNFIGARGLGVKYVFDQGPDVDPLGPENLLAFTNGPLTGTQVVMSGRIAVCTKSPLTGTVTDSHHGGWSGARLKWAGFDGLLFEGQAEEPVYAVVEDGEVELRDASHLWGKGVHETRDQIEEEVEGSYGKNLSIMAIGPGGENLVRYACIVNEDDRASGRGGTGCVMGSKNLKAVVVKSTTKMPKPADPETFRTGHQQAMQVIQESEVTAPNEGGLSLYGTNVLMNVTEEMDGLPVKNAKYTSTHSYEEAEGVEIDAEHVSGENVRENILVDEPTCHSCPVACKKEVEVSTSHKGEDMNVRMESYEYESAYALGPNSGHDDRDRIAVMIDQCNDLGMDTIEAGNILAMAMEMTEEGKLDELGEGIDWGDVEAMIDLIDAIGHRDGDLADHLAGGANHLSEEFGARENSLDVKGQTIPAYDPRCMKGMGIGYATSNRGACHLRGYTPAAEILGIPEKVDPYEWRGKGELCATFQDMHAISDSFDICKFNAFAEGVEEYVLQYNGMTGLDVSEEELMQAGERVYNLERYYNNLNGFDADDDSLPARFLEGEGGIPGQGASEGQYCELEEMKEEYYDHRGWVDGVVSEEKLEELGIDFGPGTGVSLNDSSPAPADD; encoded by the coding sequence ATGACTGAACTCGGCGGCTTCCAAGACCACGTAGCGCGCGTCGACCTCTCGTCGGGCGACGTGAACTACGAGAGCATAGACGAGGAGGACGCGAAGAACTTCATCGGGGCGCGCGGCCTCGGCGTGAAGTACGTCTTCGACCAGGGGCCGGACGTGGACCCGCTCGGGCCGGAGAACCTGCTCGCGTTCACGAACGGTCCCCTCACGGGGACGCAGGTGGTGATGAGCGGGCGCATCGCCGTCTGCACGAAATCACCGCTCACCGGCACCGTGACGGACTCCCACCACGGGGGTTGGTCCGGTGCGCGCCTGAAGTGGGCCGGCTTCGACGGCCTGCTGTTCGAGGGGCAGGCCGAAGAGCCCGTCTACGCCGTCGTCGAGGACGGCGAGGTCGAACTCCGCGACGCGTCTCATCTGTGGGGCAAGGGCGTCCACGAGACCCGCGATCAGATCGAGGAGGAGGTCGAGGGGTCCTACGGCAAGAACCTCTCGATCATGGCCATCGGTCCGGGCGGCGAGAACCTGGTGCGATACGCCTGCATCGTAAACGAGGACGACCGCGCCTCGGGACGCGGCGGCACGGGCTGCGTGATGGGCTCGAAGAACCTGAAGGCGGTCGTGGTGAAGTCCACGACGAAGATGCCGAAGCCGGCGGACCCGGAGACCTTCCGTACGGGCCACCAGCAGGCCATGCAGGTCATCCAGGAGTCGGAGGTCACCGCGCCCAACGAGGGCGGCCTCTCGCTCTACGGCACCAACGTCCTCATGAACGTCACCGAGGAGATGGACGGCCTCCCGGTGAAGAACGCGAAGTACACCTCGACGCACAGCTACGAGGAGGCCGAGGGCGTCGAGATCGACGCCGAACACGTCTCCGGGGAGAACGTCCGCGAGAACATCCTCGTGGACGAGCCGACCTGTCACTCCTGTCCGGTCGCCTGCAAGAAGGAAGTCGAGGTCTCCACCAGCCACAAGGGCGAGGACATGAACGTCCGGATGGAGTCCTACGAGTACGAGTCGGCGTACGCGCTCGGCCCGAACTCCGGGCACGACGACCGCGACCGGATCGCGGTCATGATCGACCAGTGTAACGACCTCGGGATGGACACCATCGAGGCGGGGAACATCCTCGCCATGGCGATGGAGATGACCGAGGAGGGCAAGCTCGACGAACTCGGCGAGGGGATCGACTGGGGCGACGTCGAGGCGATGATCGACCTCATCGACGCTATCGGCCACCGCGACGGCGACCTCGCGGACCACCTCGCGGGCGGCGCGAACCACCTCTCCGAGGAGTTCGGCGCGCGGGAGAACTCCCTCGACGTGAAGGGCCAGACCATCCCGGCGTACGACCCGCGCTGCATGAAGGGCATGGGGATCGGGTACGCCACCTCGAACCGCGGGGCGTGTCACCTGCGCGGGTACACGCCGGCGGCGGAGATCCTCGGCATCCCCGAGAAGGTCGATCCCTACGAGTGGCGCGGCAAGGGCGAACTCTGCGCCACCTTCCAGGACATGCACGCGATCAGCGACTCGTTCGACATCTGCAAGTTCAACGCCTTCGCGGAGGGCGTCGAGGAGTACGTCCTGCAGTACAACGGCATGACCGGCCTCGACGTGAGCGAGGAGGAACTCATGCAGGCCGGCGAGCGCGTCTACAACCTCGAACGGTACTACAACAACCTCAACGGCTTCGACGCCGACGACGACTCCCTGCCCGCGCGCTTCCTGGAGGGTGAAGGAGGCATCCCCGGTCAGGGCGCGAGCGAGGGGCAGTACTGCGAACTCGAGGAGATGAAAGAGGAGTACTACGACCACCGCGGCTGGGTCGACGGCGTGGTCAGCGAGGAGAAACTCGAGGAACTCGGCATCGACTTCGGCCCCGGAACCGGCGTCAGCCTGAACGACAGCAGCCCCGCCCCGGCGGACGACTGA